A portion of the uncultured Draconibacterium sp. genome contains these proteins:
- a CDS encoding TIM barrel protein, whose product MTNRRNFLKTAGLGIAVSAIPVFSQAAVQSAKSEKSKPDFKFGVASYSLREFDTETALDMVLRCGVDRVTFKSMHLPLDSDKAAIDKTLALCKEKGVALYGGGVVYMRSKEDVDQAFDYAKMAQMDMIIGVPNHELLEYVEGKVKAYDIKLAIHNHGPGDKLYPSAESAYDLIKDMDARMGLCIDIGHTKRIGRDPEQDVKDFFDRVFDIHIKDVTAAEHDGTTCTIGHGVIDFQSFLKAVQKLNYKGTLALEYEPEGKDPLPAMMESFGYIRGILATM is encoded by the coding sequence ATGACTAACAGAAGAAATTTCCTGAAAACGGCCGGGTTGGGAATTGCTGTATCTGCAATTCCTGTTTTCTCGCAGGCTGCAGTACAATCGGCAAAAAGTGAAAAAAGTAAACCTGATTTCAAATTTGGTGTGGCATCCTACTCCTTACGCGAGTTCGACACAGAAACTGCACTTGATATGGTATTACGCTGCGGGGTAGATCGTGTAACCTTTAAAAGCATGCACTTACCACTGGATTCGGATAAAGCTGCCATTGACAAAACACTGGCTTTATGCAAAGAAAAAGGAGTTGCTCTTTATGGTGGAGGAGTAGTTTATATGCGCTCGAAAGAAGATGTTGACCAGGCTTTTGATTACGCAAAAATGGCACAAATGGATATGATTATCGGAGTGCCAAACCACGAGTTGCTGGAGTATGTTGAAGGAAAAGTTAAAGCTTACGATATTAAACTTGCCATTCACAATCACGGCCCGGGCGACAAATTATACCCAAGTGCCGAGAGTGCTTACGACTTGATCAAAGATATGGATGCGCGCATGGGACTGTGTATCGATATTGGCCATACAAAACGTATTGGCCGCGATCCGGAACAGGATGTGAAAGACTTTTTCGATCGTGTTTTCGATATCCACATTAAAGATGTAACTGCGGCCGAGCACGATGGTACAACCTGTACAATTGGCCATGGTGTTATCGATTTTCAGTCGTTCCTGAAAGCAGTGCAGAAATTGAATTACAAAGGAACTTTAGCACTGGAATACGAACCGGAAGGAAAAGATCCGTTGCCTGCAATGATGGAAAGTTTTGGCTACATTAGAGGAATTTTAGCAACAATGTAA
- a CDS encoding FAD:protein FMN transferase, which produces MTEPAIFSDTFLAFGSHCDVVLPNLEADTAKNIFQQIKADIEQLESTISRFSLLSDIHEINQTEKDVWMEVPDELWEILTIANDFNQMSQGAFDVTMFPVQSLWVEKEDVEENELAEALQKCGFDKLELDLDNKRLRFKEDGVELDFGAIEKGFALDLVKPLLIDLGVKDAIISFEEDVVLALGNHPAGTDWPLGIRNQQQPNEFAHVFEVSDQTVYTTGTVYIRDDGEGMKDRKIISPATGIPVEGKRTVSVKADSATMGAFIANIWLILPENDKAIISNQLRDVEILEVEYTDDDVKTKTTIIEKEDRS; this is translated from the coding sequence ATGACGGAACCTGCTATTTTTAGTGATACTTTTCTGGCCTTTGGCAGTCATTGCGATGTGGTACTTCCAAATCTGGAGGCCGATACCGCAAAAAATATATTTCAACAAATAAAAGCCGATATTGAGCAGCTTGAAAGTACGATCAGCCGCTTTAGTTTATTGTCTGATATCCACGAGATCAATCAAACAGAAAAAGATGTTTGGATGGAAGTTCCCGATGAATTGTGGGAAATTCTGACCATAGCCAACGACTTTAATCAGATGAGTCAGGGCGCTTTCGATGTAACGATGTTTCCGGTGCAATCGCTTTGGGTTGAAAAGGAAGATGTTGAAGAAAACGAACTGGCAGAAGCACTACAAAAATGTGGTTTCGATAAATTAGAACTCGACCTCGATAATAAACGACTTCGTTTTAAAGAAGATGGTGTGGAATTGGATTTTGGAGCTATTGAAAAAGGATTTGCACTTGATCTGGTTAAACCTCTTTTAATCGATTTGGGCGTAAAAGATGCCATTATCAGTTTTGAAGAAGATGTTGTTTTGGCTCTGGGCAACCATCCTGCCGGAACAGACTGGCCACTGGGAATCAGAAATCAGCAACAGCCAAACGAATTTGCACATGTTTTTGAGGTGTCAGATCAAACGGTTTATACTACCGGAACCGTTTATATTCGCGACGATGGCGAAGGAATGAAAGATAGAAAGATCATCAGTCCGGCCACTGGTATTCCTGTTGAAGGAAAAAGAACCGTTTCGGTAAAAGCCGATTCTGCAACTATGGGGGCTTTTATTGCCAATATTTGGCTCATTCTACCCGAGAACGATAAAGCGATCATTTCCAACCAACTCAGGGATGTTGAAATTCTGGAAGTTGAATACACCGACGATGATGTAAAAACAAAAACAACGATAATCGAAAAGGAGGATCGGTCATGA
- a CDS encoding Gfo/Idh/MocA family oxidoreductase, producing MTNRRDFLKKVSAGAAGVAVGGTAMGMSAKSYSKILGANDKLNVAIMGLGRRLGAYYAPIAEKESNVELKYLCDVMEHQRKRAAENFAKHIDYAPKLENDFRKILDDKDVDCIINATPDHWHTPGSVMAMQAGKHVYVEKPCSHNMAENEMIVKAAEKYNKVVQMGNQQRSSDHTIEIIKEIHNGAIGVPYRAVAFYLNQRGEVPLQKKAAVPTGLDWEIWQGPAIHREYTEETWDYNWHWYGWNYGTGETGNNATHELDVARWALQVGLPNNVHVEAGKRHFFDDGWEMYDTMDATFLFGGDKVIKWDGRSRSGYDTYGMGGRGTIIYGSEGTVFVDRGKYVLCDRSGKVVKDSVSASQEAGTALGGGGDMSTKHVQNWFNGIRGVGELNSHIMEGAISQTMVHYSNVAYRIGHGFDIDDKTGIMYDRDAMKLWGRDYDPNWEPKL from the coding sequence ATGACTAACAGAAGAGATTTTCTAAAAAAGGTGTCGGCAGGTGCAGCGGGTGTTGCAGTTGGTGGAACTGCCATGGGCATGTCGGCAAAAAGTTACAGCAAAATTTTAGGTGCAAACGATAAACTGAATGTCGCCATTATGGGGCTTGGCCGTCGTTTGGGGGCGTATTACGCACCAATTGCTGAAAAAGAAAGCAATGTAGAACTTAAATATTTGTGCGATGTAATGGAGCATCAACGTAAACGTGCTGCCGAAAACTTTGCAAAGCACATTGATTATGCGCCAAAACTGGAGAACGATTTCCGCAAAATTCTCGACGATAAAGATGTGGATTGTATTATAAATGCCACGCCCGACCACTGGCATACTCCGGGATCAGTAATGGCCATGCAGGCCGGAAAACATGTTTATGTTGAGAAGCCTTGTAGCCACAACATGGCAGAAAATGAGATGATAGTTAAAGCCGCTGAAAAGTACAACAAGGTTGTTCAGATGGGAAATCAGCAACGTTCGTCAGATCATACGATTGAAATCATCAAAGAAATTCATAACGGAGCTATCGGAGTTCCTTATCGTGCGGTGGCTTTTTATTTGAATCAAAGGGGAGAGGTGCCGTTACAGAAAAAAGCAGCTGTTCCAACTGGTTTAGACTGGGAAATCTGGCAAGGACCGGCAATTCACCGCGAATACACAGAAGAAACCTGGGATTACAACTGGCACTGGTACGGCTGGAATTACGGAACCGGAGAAACCGGAAACAATGCAACACACGAATTGGATGTTGCGCGTTGGGCATTGCAGGTAGGTTTGCCAAATAATGTACATGTTGAAGCCGGTAAACGTCACTTTTTTGATGACGGTTGGGAAATGTATGATACTATGGATGCAACTTTCCTGTTTGGTGGCGACAAAGTTATTAAATGGGATGGCCGCAGCCGTTCAGGCTACGATACCTATGGAATGGGAGGCCGCGGAACAATTATCTACGGTAGCGAAGGAACTGTTTTTGTCGATCGTGGAAAATATGTGCTTTGCGATCGTAGCGGAAAAGTTGTGAAAGACAGCGTTTCGGCCTCGCAGGAAGCCGGGACAGCTCTTGGCGGCGGTGGCGACATGTCAACCAAACACGTACAAAACTGGTTTAACGGAATCCGTGGTGTTGGTGAACTGAATTCGCACATTATGGAAGGCGCAATTAGCCAGACAATGGTTCACTACTCAAACGTGGCTTATCGTATCGGACACGGATTTGATATTGATGACAAAACAGGAATTATGTACGACCGCGACGCCATGAAATTGTGGGGCAGGGACTACGATCCAAATTGGGAACCAAAACTTTAG
- a CDS encoding S9 family peptidase, which yields MKKLIYLSFIWGLFFVACTSEEKPEPPVAKKIMKELTIHGHTRVDNYYWMNERENPEVIAHLEAENAYKDAVMKHTEPLQEELFEEIKAKIKPENESVPYKKNGYYYYYKQLPGKEYDVNCRKKGSLDAEEKVVLDENVLAEGQEFFMLGGLSVSPNNKLIAYGVDTVSRRKYTINFKNLETGETLEDAIPLTTGSAVWANDNKTVYYTLKDDVTLRSEKIMKHVVGTPVEDDVEVFYEDDETFSVFIYKTKSQKYLIIGSESTLTSEYRFLDANNPEGDFKIVQPRERGLEYSVDHFGNDFYIRTNLNALNFRLMKTPVTATEKDNWTEVIAHRSDVYFSGFDIFKDYLVVTERIEGINQLRVIPWNGEEYFIDFDEEVYTVSPNVNLDFDTDVFRFSYTSLTTPNSIYDYNLETKERTLLKQDEVLGGFSKDDYETKRIYATAGDGTKIPMSIVYKKGVEKNGDNPTLLYGYGSYGYTYNPSFSLARLPLLDRGFVYAIAHIRGSQINGRQWYEDGKLLKKMNTFTDFNDCAQFLIDDGYTNSEKLFAMGGSAGGLLMGACINLRPDLYKGVIAAVPFVDVVTTMLDESIPLTTSEFDEWGNPKIEKYYYYMLSYSPYDNVEAKDYPALLVTTGLHDSQVQYWEPAKWVAKLRELKTDDNPLLFHINMDYGHGGASGRYEWIKETALEYAFIFDQLGITE from the coding sequence ATGAAGAAGTTAATTTATTTGAGTTTTATTTGGGGACTATTTTTCGTGGCATGTACTTCGGAAGAGAAGCCAGAGCCGCCAGTTGCAAAAAAGATAATGAAAGAACTTACGATACATGGTCATACGCGCGTTGACAATTATTACTGGATGAATGAGCGCGAAAATCCTGAAGTGATCGCACATTTGGAAGCCGAGAATGCTTACAAAGATGCTGTGATGAAACATACTGAACCGCTTCAGGAAGAATTGTTTGAGGAAATTAAGGCGAAGATTAAGCCGGAAAATGAGTCGGTGCCCTACAAAAAGAATGGCTACTACTATTATTACAAGCAATTACCCGGAAAAGAATACGATGTAAACTGCCGTAAAAAGGGTAGCCTTGATGCTGAAGAAAAGGTTGTGCTCGATGAAAATGTGCTGGCGGAAGGACAGGAGTTTTTTATGCTTGGCGGATTATCGGTAAGTCCGAATAACAAACTTATTGCATACGGAGTTGATACGGTTAGCCGAAGAAAATACACCATTAATTTCAAGAATCTGGAAACGGGTGAAACTTTGGAAGATGCGATTCCATTAACTACAGGAAGCGCCGTTTGGGCCAACGACAATAAAACGGTTTATTACACTTTGAAAGATGATGTTACGCTTCGTTCCGAAAAAATTATGAAACACGTTGTGGGAACACCGGTTGAAGACGACGTTGAAGTATTTTACGAAGACGATGAAACTTTTTCGGTTTTTATTTATAAAACCAAGTCGCAAAAATACCTGATCATTGGTAGCGAAAGTACGTTGACTTCTGAATACCGTTTTCTTGATGCAAATAATCCGGAAGGTGATTTCAAAATTGTTCAGCCACGTGAACGTGGATTGGAATATTCGGTTGATCATTTTGGTAACGATTTTTACATTCGCACCAACCTCAATGCCCTGAATTTCCGTTTAATGAAAACGCCGGTTACCGCCACAGAAAAGGATAACTGGACGGAGGTAATCGCACATCGCAGCGATGTGTATTTCAGCGGATTTGATATTTTTAAAGATTATCTGGTAGTTACCGAACGGATTGAAGGAATCAACCAACTTCGTGTAATTCCGTGGAATGGTGAAGAATATTTCATCGATTTTGATGAAGAAGTTTACACGGTTAGTCCGAATGTAAACCTCGATTTTGATACCGACGTTTTCCGTTTTAGTTACACCTCGTTAACAACACCAAATTCGATTTACGATTACAACCTGGAAACGAAAGAGCGTACCTTGTTGAAGCAGGATGAAGTATTGGGTGGTTTCAGCAAAGACGATTACGAAACCAAGCGTATTTATGCAACTGCCGGCGACGGAACAAAAATTCCGATGTCGATCGTGTATAAAAAGGGTGTGGAAAAGAATGGCGATAATCCAACGCTATTGTACGGTTATGGTTCGTATGGATATACTTACAATCCAAGCTTTTCATTGGCTCGTTTGCCATTACTCGACCGTGGATTTGTTTATGCAATTGCCCATATTCGTGGAAGCCAGATTAATGGCCGCCAATGGTACGAAGATGGTAAACTGCTGAAAAAGATGAACACGTTTACCGATTTTAACGACTGTGCGCAATTCCTGATCGATGACGGCTATACGAATTCAGAAAAACTATTTGCCATGGGCGGAAGTGCAGGCGGACTTTTAATGGGCGCCTGTATAAATCTTCGTCCCGATTTGTATAAAGGCGTAATTGCAGCTGTTCCCTTTGTTGATGTGGTTACTACTATGCTCGACGAAAGTATTCCGCTCACAACAAGTGAATTCGACGAATGGGGAAATCCAAAAATAGAAAAGTATTACTACTACATGCTTTCGTATTCGCCCTACGATAATGTGGAAGCAAAAGATTATCCGGCCTTACTGGTAACAACCGGGCTGCACGACTCTCAGGTTCAATATTGGGAGCCCGCCAAATGGGTAGCCAAATTACGCGAACTGAAAACCGACGATAATCCATTGTTATTTCATATAAACATGGATTACGGGCACGGTGGAGCATCCGGGCGCTATGAATGGATAAAAGAAACGGCACTGGAATATGCATTTATATTTGACCAGTTGGGTATTACAGAATAA